The genomic DNA TGactaattaattgttttttgttttcctcctcCTTTGAAGACAATGACtaattaattgtatttattcCGATGAGCCTGGTGCTGTAGGAAATAGATAAATCACATTGCAAGAGCTAATCAAGATAGTTCAGTATTCAACCTGCAATTCAATAGTATACTCAGTAGACTTGTTGCTGGTGATATCTTGAGATTGTACTTCATGAGAGCTTCGCTGGACGACATTATCCCCCAACTCCAAGTACACCTCATCCTGCTTAGATGCTGAATAACTACTGTTGGTACCCATAAAAACACAAGAATCCAAAAATTGTCCACCCTACAATAGTTAAAAGTATtgtttaagttaaattttaatgcaAACAATAGAAGTTAACAGAAAATTATGGGCAAGGAATAATACTTTGATAATGATGTTTTTGAACTGCAATTTCTTCCCATTCCCAACATATATCATTGCCTCCTTACTAGGTGCTGAGAGTTCAACTCCGTTTCTATCTGTTAGGTGCATTACTCCACCATTACCATCATAGATGAAATGGTCAATATTTTCATCATCTGCTACTAATAGTTTTCCAGGAGATATATGCAGTTCAGAAGATGGCTGCATATAAGGTGACTGATCCAAGATAACAGCATCAGTAACATGAAAATAGCTCTTATCTTCCTCATCTGATAATATACTGCCAACGGTTggaacaaaaaattcaacaacaGCCAGGAGAAAATCAAGTGCAACAAGAAGTTGAGGCTTTTGAACTGATAACGAGACAAATGTTGAAAACTGAGTGAATTTTGCATCAAGAATAAGCATTGTAGGAACTGCTTTAGAAACATTTTCATCTATAGTACTTGCATCACTTGTGAATTGATTCTGCTCATCAGTCGGTATGTGCAGCTGAACTGTGCCAATGCTGTTAGCAATTCCTATTGCCCGCCTGAATTCCTGTTCAATTCCATCACGTTCATCAAGAACAGTGAAATCCTTGAGTGTTGCTGAAAGAAAACCTTCACCGTTTGTATTGGAGTTGTATAATACCCATGCCTTATTAGCCTGCAAAATGCAATTTAAAAGCAGAGCACATAAAGAATTGACAAtgcaatatatgaaatatagaATCTACTCGAGATACCAAAGGAAAAGCTGAAAATTCGATGTGGAACAAGAACTATAGAAGTGAAAAGGACATATTTGATAAATGGGCCTAG from Cucurbita pepo subsp. pepo cultivar mu-cu-16 unplaced genomic scaffold, ASM280686v2 Cp4.1_scaffold002972, whole genome shotgun sequence includes the following:
- the LOC111786832 gene encoding uncharacterized protein LOC111786832, encoding ILYFIYCIVNSLCALLLNCILQANKAWVLYNSNTNGEGFLSATLKDFTVLDERDGIEQEFRRAIGIANSIGTVQLHIPTDEQNQFTSDASTIDENVSKAVPTMLILDAKFTQFSTFVSLSVQKPQLLVALDFLLAVVEFFVPTVGSILSDEEDKSYFHVTDAVILDQSPYMQPSSELHISPGKLLVADDENIDHFIYDGNGGVMHLTDRNGVELSAPSKEAMIYVGNGKKLQFKNIIIKGGQFLDSCVFMGTNSSYSASKQDEVYLELGDNVVQRSSHEVQSQDITSNKSTEYTIELQVEY